In the genome of Gloeotrichia echinulata CP02, one region contains:
- a CDS encoding nucleoside triphosphate pyrophosphatase, protein MGIPAFVLASASPARRRLLQTVGIEPIVCPSDFDESQIQLNDPGQLVQTLAKCKAETVIGQFDSALIMGCDSVLAINGEIYGKPADPSEAIARWQIMQGNFGDLYTGHTLIDLSQNRTLVKCQVTRVYFAQMSDRAIAAYVATGEPLKCAGAFALEGFGSLFVEKIAGCHSNVIGLSLPLLRQMLAELGYDVTDFWK, encoded by the coding sequence ATGGGCATACCAGCCTTTGTCCTAGCCTCCGCTTCCCCGGCGCGACGCCGCTTGCTGCAAACTGTTGGTATTGAACCGATAGTTTGTCCCAGTGATTTTGATGAGTCGCAAATCCAACTGAATGATCCTGGTCAATTAGTGCAAACTCTTGCCAAGTGTAAGGCAGAAACTGTGATTGGGCAATTTGATTCGGCTTTAATCATGGGTTGCGATTCGGTTTTGGCGATTAATGGAGAGATTTATGGTAAACCAGCAGACCCTTCAGAAGCGATCGCCCGTTGGCAAATTATGCAAGGTAACTTTGGCGACCTTTACACAGGCCATACCTTGATTGACCTTTCCCAAAATCGCACTTTGGTAAAATGTCAGGTGACAAGAGTTTATTTTGCTCAAATGAGCGATCGCGCTATTGCAGCCTATGTGGCTACAGGTGAACCCCTAAAATGTGCTGGTGCTTTTGCTCTCGAAGGTTTTGGTAGTCTATTCGTGGAAAAAATCGCCGGTTGTCACAGCAATGTCATTGGTCTGAGTTTACCCCTGCTGCGGCAGATGTTAGCAGAACTTGGATACGATGTTACGGATTTTTGGAAATAG
- the psbP gene encoding photosystem II reaction center PsbP: MWKRIVLILVLVLSLGLSNSGVAAAAGLNSFVDTIDGYEFSYPNGWVQVKVANGPDVVFHDLIEFSENVSVVISPVPEGKTLAELGTATEVGYRLGKAALAPPGSGRSAELVNAVERESNGKIYYILEYAVKLPNNQQRHNIASVAVSRGKVFTFNASIPENRWHKVKSIIDDAINSFSVY, from the coding sequence ATGTGGAAACGAATTGTATTGATTTTGGTATTGGTATTGAGTTTGGGCCTGAGTAATTCTGGTGTAGCGGCTGCGGCTGGACTCAACAGCTTTGTAGACACTATTGATGGGTATGAGTTCTCATATCCCAACGGCTGGGTGCAAGTTAAAGTTGCTAATGGGCCTGATGTGGTATTTCACGATTTGATTGAGTTTAGTGAAAATGTCTCTGTAGTGATTAGTCCGGTTCCCGAAGGTAAAACTTTGGCAGAACTGGGCACAGCAACAGAAGTAGGATATAGGCTGGGCAAAGCTGCTCTTGCTCCTCCTGGCTCTGGTCGTTCAGCGGAATTAGTCAATGCTGTTGAACGAGAATCTAACGGTAAGATATACTACATCCTGGAATATGCAGTTAAACTCCCCAATAATCAACAGCGACACAACATTGCTAGTGTAGCCGTTAGCCGTGGTAAGGTTTTTACCTTCAACGCCTCGATCCCCGAAAACCGTTGGCACAAAGTTAAATCCATAATTGACGATGCGATAAATTCTTTCTCGGTGTATTAA
- a CDS encoding PP2C family protein-serine/threonine phosphatase, protein MPVSQLPSQPTDSNSSATTDVTPVVALKELVARLHREQNKIQDLLSSLGFALRSFNNLNQFLELIPLMATRVTDADGSALFLYKPNGQVRLEQLHWQDSRQRKNIRKALETATSQITLIPNTAPLASATGMLDDQMHRYLGPDVQIFGTAILVKHTERGWLYVLSRDPEYSWTETRQKLVRLVADQTAVAIENDELAVELRKKERLDQELEIGAEIQRRLLPRQCPTIPGAVLAARCKPANRVGGDYYDFIPTNHKQIQPHTKSSSETVPWGLVIGDVMGKGVPAGLIMTMMRGMLRGEVLHGNTPSGILQNLNRVMYADLENSHRFVTLFYSEYNPQTQVLSYSNAAHNPPLWWHAATKTVTRLDTIGMLIGLDANSQYEDAQAQLEPGDTVIYYTDGLTDAAAASGDRFDEENFVTAFNTACKYCNGPQEIVDYLFDQVEQFIGPDKQNTDDMTLVVLQIQ, encoded by the coding sequence GTGCCTGTGTCTCAACTGCCCTCTCAACCCACTGACAGTAATAGTAGTGCTACGACGGATGTCACACCAGTCGTGGCACTGAAGGAACTCGTGGCTAGGCTGCACCGGGAACAAAACAAAATCCAAGATTTGCTAAGTTCTTTAGGATTTGCCTTAAGAAGCTTCAATAATTTGAATCAATTTTTGGAGCTGATACCGCTGATGGCAACAAGAGTAACAGACGCAGATGGTAGCGCTCTGTTTCTCTACAAACCCAACGGTCAAGTCAGATTAGAGCAGCTACACTGGCAAGATAGTCGCCAGCGTAAAAACATCCGCAAAGCCCTAGAAACAGCTACCAGTCAAATTACACTTATACCAAATACTGCCCCATTAGCAAGCGCCACGGGGATGTTGGACGATCAGATGCATCGTTACTTGGGGCCAGATGTACAAATCTTTGGTACTGCTATTCTGGTGAAGCATACAGAACGGGGATGGCTATATGTCTTAAGCCGCGATCCAGAATATAGCTGGACAGAAACCAGACAAAAATTAGTCCGGTTAGTTGCAGATCAAACAGCAGTAGCTATCGAAAACGATGAACTAGCAGTAGAACTGAGGAAAAAAGAACGCCTAGACCAAGAATTAGAAATTGGTGCCGAAATTCAAAGACGACTCTTACCACGTCAATGTCCCACCATTCCAGGTGCAGTCTTAGCCGCACGTTGTAAACCTGCCAATCGTGTCGGGGGCGACTACTATGATTTTATTCCCACCAATCACAAGCAGATTCAACCACATACCAAAAGTAGCTCGGAAACTGTCCCCTGGGGATTGGTAATTGGGGATGTCATGGGCAAAGGAGTCCCCGCCGGGTTGATTATGACAATGATGCGGGGAATGCTAAGGGGAGAAGTATTACACGGTAATACCCCATCGGGAATTCTGCAAAACTTAAATCGAGTGATGTATGCGGATTTGGAAAATTCCCACCGCTTTGTTACCCTATTTTACTCAGAATATAATCCCCAAACCCAAGTTTTATCTTATAGTAATGCCGCACACAATCCTCCTTTGTGGTGGCACGCAGCCACAAAAACTGTGACCAGATTAGATACCATAGGAATGCTCATTGGTTTGGATGCCAATAGTCAATATGAAGATGCCCAAGCCCAATTAGAGCCTGGGGATACAGTTATTTACTATACAGATGGTTTAACCGATGCCGCTGCTGCAAGTGGCGATCGCTTCGATGAAGAAAACTTCGTTACTGCCTTCAATACTGCTTGTAAATATTGCAATGGTCCACAAGAAATTGTGGATTATCTTTTTGACCAAGTTGAGCAATTCATCGGACCGGATAAGCAAAACACCGATGATATGACATTAGTTGTTTTACAAATTCAATAG
- the ftsY gene encoding signal recognition particle-docking protein FtsY: MAFNWFRRQYNDSSETPPEQKQGETPPEQEPQAQPTPAAETPPESAADLLAFAKAAYKNIQEKQQSLVEIPPESAPVAEPETGETAPPPEIDATVTQATIEEPTEVAQTTEVGELDRANIPVITEEISVTEEESTANSSVADVSSQELTVSEAEPVATESIIATSDDQTQPTAPASRSFLERAAAERQAKQERLIASAIPVPEPEVVQPQATTTVTPQTTEEIPELAFDEGFVWSTEVLKAQGRRVQDVSIEEITWLKKLRQGLDKTRRSILNQLKAIVGQGPLNQAAVAKIEALLLQADVGVEATDYIINALQEKLRTEVTPPEQAIAYLKQIIRDMLDAPIQKSLKPTFSPEKETLNIWLITGVNGAGKTTTIGKIAHLAQKSGYKCLIGAADTFRAAAVEQVKVWGTRSGVEVISNPGKNTDPAAVVFDAIAAAQARETELLLVDTAGRLQNKKNLMDELSKIRRIIDKKAPNAIVESLLVLDSTLGQNGLRQAEVFSQAAQLSGVVLTKLDGTAKGGVALAVVQQLGLPIRFIGAGEGVEDLRPFSSYEFVEALLSG, translated from the coding sequence ATGGCTTTTAATTGGTTCCGTCGTCAATATAACGATTCCTCTGAGACTCCCCCAGAGCAAAAACAGGGAGAAACTCCTCCTGAACAAGAACCCCAAGCACAGCCAACCCCAGCTGCTGAAACTCCACCAGAGTCAGCGGCTGACTTGTTGGCGTTTGCTAAAGCAGCTTACAAAAATATCCAGGAAAAACAACAATCTTTAGTAGAAATACCTCCGGAGTCAGCGCCTGTAGCTGAACCGGAAACTGGAGAAACCGCACCACCCCCCGAAATAGATGCAACTGTTACCCAAGCAACTATTGAAGAACCGACGGAAGTCGCCCAAACTACAGAAGTTGGGGAATTAGATAGAGCTAATATCCCAGTAATTACTGAGGAAATATCGGTAACGGAGGAAGAAAGCACAGCAAATTCTTCAGTGGCAGATGTCTCTAGCCAAGAACTAACGGTAAGTGAGGCAGAACCAGTAGCCACTGAATCAATTATTGCCACAAGCGACGACCAGACACAACCGACAGCGCCAGCCAGCCGATCCTTTTTAGAACGGGCTGCGGCTGAACGACAAGCAAAGCAGGAAAGACTGATAGCCAGTGCAATTCCAGTACCAGAACCAGAGGTAGTACAGCCACAGGCTACCACTACTGTTACACCACAGACAACAGAAGAAATTCCCGAATTGGCATTTGATGAAGGATTTGTCTGGTCAACCGAAGTCTTAAAAGCCCAAGGTAGGCGAGTCCAAGATGTTTCGATAGAAGAAATTACCTGGCTGAAAAAGCTACGCCAAGGTTTAGACAAAACCCGCCGTAGTATACTTAATCAACTGAAGGCAATAGTCGGTCAAGGTCCGCTAAATCAAGCGGCGGTAGCCAAAATCGAGGCATTGCTTCTGCAAGCGGATGTGGGTGTAGAGGCAACAGACTATATAATTAATGCTCTCCAGGAAAAACTGCGAACAGAAGTTACTCCACCAGAACAGGCGATCGCCTACCTCAAACAAATTATCCGGGATATGCTGGATGCTCCCATCCAAAAATCCCTCAAACCTACTTTTTCCCCAGAAAAAGAAACTTTGAATATTTGGTTAATTACCGGGGTAAATGGTGCTGGTAAAACCACTACTATCGGTAAAATCGCTCACTTAGCCCAAAAATCTGGCTATAAATGCTTGATTGGTGCAGCCGATACCTTCCGCGCCGCCGCTGTCGAACAGGTCAAGGTTTGGGGAACCAGAAGCGGTGTGGAAGTTATTTCCAATCCCGGTAAGAATACTGATCCTGCAGCAGTGGTGTTTGACGCGATCGCCGCCGCCCAAGCACGGGAAACTGAATTACTTCTGGTAGATACCGCAGGACGACTGCAAAACAAGAAAAACTTGATGGACGAACTCAGTAAAATCCGGCGGATTATTGACAAAAAAGCCCCGAATGCCATAGTAGAATCATTGTTAGTCCTAGATTCCACTTTAGGGCAAAATGGATTACGGCAAGCCGAAGTTTTCTCTCAAGCTGCCCAACTCAGTGGTGTGGTATTAACCAAGCTTGACGGCACCGCCAAAGGAGGCGTTGCACTGGCTGTTGTGCAGCAGCTAGGTTTACCAATTCGCTTTATTGGTGCTGGTGAAGGCGTCGAAGACCTGCGTCCCTTCTCCAGTTACGAGTTTGTCGAAGCGCTATTGAGCGGCTAG